The following are encoded in a window of Cydia splendana chromosome 6, ilCydSple1.2, whole genome shotgun sequence genomic DNA:
- the LOC134791527 gene encoding uncharacterized protein LOC134791527, with protein sequence MAGEMAHSPPPGSIEELARCPNCHRAFNEAEYEPKLLQCRHYFCLTCTRHVLGAGREIYCVHCWKRTVPPGGLVEHLPTHAPVLALALRLQNQESDALSVEEQDVCAPHVMPALWCATCNVLACRACTEHAPHMLRPAAEVRAMLLRDARALHSELTQLAERQRNSLLRALDAATALKLRLEGELASPVVESEPSANVALPVIAAERDRLKALYDRTLINCRLDDLARCSLAPVNFDLLRNALAAAEVPGPPEAIDPVLFLANYCMAQLFARSLTAAAPPSPSTRPHFFFALEIDGAPAGRVVIALREDAAPRMSRNFAALATGELGVGYRGCCVFQCWDGESVITGDFELNNGRGGRSVYAEGYFMPDDSRLPAVRGSVGMRRSQKRHDMLGLVGSQFRIILREMRGFSAIFGNVVEGLEIVDRLSSTGDLAGKPHSSIFISNCGRL encoded by the exons ATGGCCGGTGAA ATGGCGCACTCTCCGCCCCCAGGTTCGATTGAGGAGCTGGCCCGCTGCCCCAACTGTCACCGCGCCTTCAACGAGGCCGAGTACGAGCCCAAGCTTCTCCAGTGCCGACACTACTTCTGTCTCACTTGCACCCGCCACGTCCTCGGCGCCGGGAGGGAGATATATTGCGTGCATTGCTGGAAGCGAACCGTACCGCCTGGAGGATTGGTTGAGCATTTGCCGACTCATGCACCAGTTTTGGCTTTGGCCCTACGGCTTCAGAATCAAGAGTCAGATGCGTTGTCGGTTGAAGAGCAGGATGTATGCGCTCCGCATGTGATGCCAGCGCTCTGGTGTGCTACATGCAATGTGCTCGCATGCCGTGCGTGCACTGAGCATGCCCCGCATATGCTCCGTCCAGCGGCGGAAGTCCGAGCGATGCTACTCCGAGACGCGAGGGCATTGCATTCAGAATTGACCCAGCTAGCGGAACGCCAGCGGAACTCGCTGCTTCGAGCTTTAGACGCAGCCACTGCCCTCAAATTGAGGCTAGAAGGGGAATTAGCCTCGCCGGTCGTCGAATCAGAGCCATCAGCAAATGTAGCGTTGCCGGTTATTGCCGCTGAACGTGATCGCTTGAAAGCGCTATACGATCGAACCCTGATCAACTGTCGGTTGGATGATTTAGCGCGCTGCTCACTAGCGCCAGTCAATTTCGATTTGCTGAGGAATGCTTTGGCGGCGGCTGAGGTACCAGGGCCGCCGGAAGCGATCGATCCGGTGCTTTTCTTAGCCAACTACTGTATGGCGCAACTATTCGCTCGCTCGCTGACCGCAGCCGCGCCTCCGTCCCCTTCAACAAGACCTCACTTCTTCTTCGCGCTggaaatagacggagcccctgCAGGCCGTGTGGTCATCGCTTTACGAGAGGACGCGGCGCCGCGTATGTCACGCAACTTTGCAGCTTTAGCTACAGGGGAGCTCGGTGTGGGCTATCGTGGCTGCTGCGTTTTCCAATGCTGGGACGGCGAGAGCGTTATAACTGGAGATTTCGAACTAAACAACGGTCGCGGCGGACGGAGCGTTTACGCTGAAGGGTACTTCATGCCGGATGATTCTCGGCTGCCAGCTGTGCGCGGTTCTGTAGGTATGCGTCGCTCGCAGAAGCGGCACGATATGCTCGGATTGGTCGGCTCCCAGTTTAGGATCATACTGCGTGAGATGCGGGGTTTCTCGGCGATCTTCGGGAATGTTGTCGAAGGCCTGGAGATTGTCGACCGGCTCAGCAGCACAGGTGACCTGGCCGGCAAGCCTCACAGCTCCATATTTATCTCCAACTGCGGCCGCCTCTAA